In a genomic window of Physeter macrocephalus isolate SW-GA chromosome 14, ASM283717v5, whole genome shotgun sequence:
- the NUDT1 gene encoding oxidized purine nucleoside triphosphate hydrolase, with product MRASRLYTLVLVLQPQRVLLGMKKRGFGAGRWNGFGGKVQEGETIEDGAKRELREESGLTVDALQKVGQIVFEFVGDPELLDMHIFCTDSVRGTPAESDEMRPQWFQLDQIPFADMWPDDSYWFPLLLQKKKFHGYFKFQSHDTILDYKLREVDTV from the exons ATGCGTGCCTCGAGGCTCTACACCTTGGTACTCGTGCTGCAGCCTCAGCGAGTCCTCCTGGGCATGAAGAAACGAGGCTTCGGGGCCGGCCGGTGGAACGGCTTCGGAGGCAAAGTTCAAGAAGGAGAGACCATCGAGGATGGAGCCaagag ggagctgcGGGAGGAGAGCGGCCTGACCGTGGACGCGCTGCAGAAGGTGGGCCAGATCGTGTTTGAGTTCGTGGGCGACCCCGAGCTGCTGGACATGCACATCTTCTGCACAGACAGCGTCCGCGGGACACCAGCGGAGAGCGACG AAATGCGCCCCCAGTGGTTCCAACTGGACCAGATCCCCTTCGCTGACATGTGGCCCGATGACAGCTACTGGTTTCCCCTCCTGCTTCAGAAGAAGAAGTTCCACGGCTACTTCAAGTTCCAGAGTCACGACACCATCCTGGACTACAAGCTCCGCGAGGTGGACACGGTCTAG
- the MRM2 gene encoding rRNA methyltransferase 2, mitochondrial: MARSLKLVWASSRRQRFHTGGSCFKGRTGAERLWLMRHLRDPFVKAAKVESYRCRSAFKLLEVNERHRILRPGLRVLDCGAAPGAWSQVAVQSVNAAGTDPSIPVGFVLGVDLLPIFPLEGATFLCPADVTDPRTSRRIRELLPAGRADVILSDMAPNATGIRALDHDRLISLCLSLLDMAPEVLHPGGTFLCKTWAGSQSHRLQKRLTEEFQKTRTVKPEASRKESSEVYLLATQYRRGKGEGL, encoded by the exons ATGGCCAG GTCCTTGAAGCTGGTGTGGGCTTCCTCTCGGCGTCAAAGGTTCCACACCGGTGGGAGCTGCTTCAAGGGCCGGACCGGCGCTGAGCGCCTGTGGCTGATGCGGCATTTGAGGGACCCGTTTGTGAAGGCTGCGAAGGTGGAGAGTTACAGGTGTCGAAGTGCCTTCAAGCTCCTGGAGGTGAACGAGAGGCACCGGATTCTGCGGCCTGGCCTCCGGGTGTTAGACTGTGGCGCCGCTCCTGGCGCGTGGAGCCAGGTGGCTGTGCAGAGCGTCAATGCTGCAGGCACAG ATCCCAGTATTCCTGTTGGCTTTGTGCTGGGGGTAGATCTCCTTCCCATATTCCCCCTGGAAGGAGCAACTTTTCTGTGCCCTGCTGATGTGACTGACCCAAGAACCTCCCGGAGAATCCGAGAACTGCTTCCTGCTGGGAGAGCAGATGTGATTCTGAGTGACATGGCACCCAACGCCACAGGGATCCGGGCCCTCGACCACGACAGGCTCATCAGCTTGTGCTTGTCCCTTCTGGACATGGCTCCAGAAGTCCTGCACCCTGGGGGAACATTCCTGTGTAAAACCTGGGCTGGAAGTCAAAGCCATCGGTTACAGAAGAGACTGACAGAGGAATTCCAGAAAACAAGGACTGTAAAACCTGAAGCCAGCAGGAAAGAATCATCAGAGGTGTACCTCTTGGCCACACAGTACcgaagagggaagggggaaggtctGTGA